The Zygotorulaspora mrakii chromosome 6, complete sequence genome includes the window ATTTCCTTCCGTTGCAGGTGTTTCATCAGGcttttatattttctctTAAGTTCCAAATTTAAAGAGTAAAACTCACTAAACCTACGGGGAATTTCCCAGGATGTCACCAGGTTATTATTAATGTGAGTCACGTTGATTAGATAATATGTTACttctctttgatttttcaacgGCTGGTCTACGTAATACGACTTAATAGAAATTTTAGTTTTCTTGAACAAACTGTTAGCGTCTTCCTGAACAGAGTACTGCTGTCGTAGCAACTCtttattttccaaatctCTGACCAAAGCCCtttgtgatttttttaatagtTTTAATTGCTGTTGATTGTTAGTTAATTCAGCTTTCAGAAGAAGATGGTCCAATAAACGTAACTCTTTTTCTATCTGATCCACAGCTATTGTCAAATATGCTATCCTAGCTTCAAGGTCGACAAATGACCTTTCAACGCGACTACCAGACAAATTTGGAGGTGAAAACTCTTTAGGAAAGGAGTCTTCACTCAAATGATCTTCCTCTGAATTCTCTGTTGGGGCTTTGTCCGTTTCATTGTTAGCGAGATCTCCGAAAAGAGAGTCCTCAGAAAGCGGTTTTGGGATTCCTTCTTCGTCACCAAAAATGACCTCTATATCTGagatttgattttcagacttttttcttcttctacTTGCTaccttcaaaatattgTCGAGTGCATCACCGATATGAGCCCCCGGGATGCTTTTTTTAGGAGCCATACTCGTCCCAAATTCTCTGAAAGTGTTGTTTTCGGGGAGATCAAGCAGCTTAGAAAAGACATCTGTACCAATAAATTCAGGATCCGATACCATTCCAATGAATGTCTtcgaatctttgaaagcttcaaaaaactcttttGACAGTGCTTTTTTTGCCTCGTTTTGCAACAATAGCATACTTCTTCGTGCTAGCATGACTGTCTGGTCATCATTAGAAGTGGTTCGTGAAACAAATAGCTGAATGTTACTTACAAGTCCGGGGTCTAGAACTCTCAAATCATCTAGGCGATTAAACTTTTCAGCAGCTTCTCTCAATTCATTTATCTCAGACGGCGGAAAAGTGACCGTAATATCTCTTGAATCTTCTAGAGGcgttttcattttctcaaCCAGCTCATAAAATCTCAAATAGGATATTCCATAGTGATAAGGATGGGATCTCAAATAGCTCTCAAAGTAAATGAGACACATAGGCTCAGCCAAAATATCATCGAAAGATATCAATTGTATTGATGCCACGAAACTCTCCAGAATTTGATTCAGATCAGACTGCTGGGACTCGGGATTGATACTACTCGTGAAACTTCCAATGTTGTTTATGGAATCAACGTAGGTTAAACGTGTTTGGATCAGTTTTAGGGAGAGCGatgttcttctttttagCTCCTCAATTTCCTGGGgtgacatttttttatcttgtAGCATTAGAACGTTTGAGAGCAAAAAATGCCTTACGGCCCATAAGTGAAATGCCGAATCTAGAAGGCTCAGCTGTCTTAGAAAGTCTTCAAagtatttttcagaatgCCCTATTTCGAATTCAAGTCCCATTTCAAGCAGACGTTCGAATTCCCCATTATGTCGCGAGCAAAATCTTCGAAGCTCAActtcatttgataaaatcCTGCGAACTTCGAGCACTTGATCACGCTCTTCAAGTTTCTTCTCAcaaattgatatcaaaatagTATTCCAGTTATCGGGATCAGAAAATTTTAATACTAAAGGTCCAATGATTGATGTTGAGAGTATCTCTCTCAGCAGAATAGATACATATGGAGAATTGAGTTCTTTTTCAGAGATAAGATACGGTAACAATCGATCTACCTTGGTCCTTACATGATTTTCAATGTCTGAAGATTGACAGCTCAGTCTGAGTGAGAGCCCACTATGCATTTTGAGGTACTTATTAAATTGAACTGCGACCTTTAAATTGGTATTTGAGAGGCCACTTTTGCTGGAAGAATCGTCAATTAAAACAGCTTCCCTCGCAATACAAAAGATTCTGAAATACTTTGTCAACAGGGGAAGAAGCTTCAAAGCTACAAAATCAGCCTCATCTACTCCTGACAATCTTTTTTGCAATCTACAGATCGTTTCAAGAatgattttcttgataACCAGAGGGAACCTCGAGGAGGG containing:
- the MDM1 gene encoding Mdm1p (similar to Saccharomyces cerevisiae MDM1 (YML104C); ancestral locus Anc_8.824), whose amino-acid sequence is MVENAGIFTYGIYIGAIIILFQITYQRAYDIIKWTSLISLIYAFLFISFEEIERPPVKTLRRLKKLEKADEKELSSSEDTENSYVDSFFESYPEASEEIEQIVDLLIQNFILSWFQSIDANPSSRFPLVIKKIILETICRLQKRLSGVDEADFVALKLLPLLTKYFRIFCIAREAVLIDDSSSKSGLSNTNLKVAVQFNKYLKMHSGLSLRLSCQSSDIENHVRTKVDRLLPYLISEKELNSPYVSILLREILSTSIIGPLVLKFSDPDNWNTILISICEKKLEERDQVLEVRRILSNEVELRRFCSRHNGEFERLLEMGLEFEIGHSEKYFEDFLRQLSLLDSAFHLWAVRHFLLSNVLMLQDKKMSPQEIEELKRRTSLSLKLIQTRLTYVDSINNIGSFTSSINPESQQSDLNQILESFVASIQLISFDDILAEPMCLIYFESYLRSHPYHYGISYLRFYELVEKMKTPLEDSRDITVTFPPSEINELREAAEKFNRLDDLRVLDPGLVSNIQLFVSRTTSNDDQTVMLARRSMLLLQNEAKKALSKEFFEAFKDSKTFIGMVSDPEFIGTDVFSKLLDLPENNTFREFGTSMAPKKSIPGAHIGDALDNILKVASRRRKKSENQISDIEVIFGDEEGIPKPLSEDSLFGDLANNETDKAPTENSEEDHLSEDSFPKEFSPPNLSGSRVERSFVDLEARIAYLTIAVDQIEKELRLLDHLLLKAELTNNQQQLKLLKKSQRALVRDLENKELLRQQYSVQEDANSLFKKTKISIKSYYVDQPLKNQREVTYYLINVTHINNNLVTSWEIPRRFSEFYSLNLELKRKYKSLMKHLQRKEIFPEKIKISLRYHVSKSLLYEERKAKLEKYLLELLSIPEVCQDGMFRRFLTNSALFSGERDEQAEQNDASDLESSTASLNHCMDIDLNGIPATDVQRRKIDPLNDEDLDIQSDVGHKVYTNCDVRNYEEKSYVRSVCDFFISVFSLNKNNSGWLRGRAILKLLQQLLGTAADKYIKDTLKRLTSEEQITDVLRGFRTYLSSPNGFLAKRKLPKEVRTDGDIKRARNDSRLLIQRLFIEVFAKVVGFRNAQNAAVNIHEMLQNSYINASLLLEILDVTLNEVFFNEKIKSQKKDGNAI